Proteins encoded within one genomic window of Mesorhizobium sp. AR10:
- a CDS encoding bifunctional 5-dehydro-2-deoxygluconokinase/5-dehydro-2-deoxyphosphogluconate aldolase: MGEAVEAKHAPLDVITIGRASVDLYGQQIGSRLEDITSFAKSVGGCPANISVGTARLGLRSALLTRVGNEQMGRFIREQLRREGVSVDGLKTDPDRLTALVLLSVEEEGVSPMIFYRSDCADMALSEEDIDEAFIASARAIVVTGTHFSRPNSDAAQRKAIRAIKAKGGKVVFDIDYRPNLWGLAGHAEGFERYVKSDRVSAQLKTVLPDCDLIVGTEEEIMIASGADDCLSALKTIRSLSKATIVLKRGAMGCIVYDGPISDDLEDGIVGKGFPIEVYNVLGAGDAFMSGFLRGWLGEESLATAATWANACGAFAVSRLLCAPEYPTFEELQFFLKNGSKHLALRKDEAINHIHWATTRRRDIPSLMALACDHRIQLDDVAAKAGADPSRIQDFKVLTVKAAAKVAAGRAGYGMLLDEKYGRDAMFEFARHSFAWLGRPVELPGSRPLRFEFSQDIGSQLVEWPVDHCIKCLCFYHPDDPAALKEEQQQKLRALFEAARKVGRELLIEIIAGKHGKLDDTTIPCALEELYALGIKPDWWKLEPQASAGAWAMIEAVILKHDPWCRGVVLLGLEAPQDKLEAAFAATAKAPIVKGFAVGRTIFINAAEQWLAGKMSDDEAVADMASRFEKLTEAWLAARGRKAA; this comes from the coding sequence ATGGGCGAAGCCGTGGAAGCAAAGCATGCGCCGCTCGACGTCATCACCATCGGCCGTGCCTCCGTCGACCTCTATGGCCAGCAGATCGGCTCGCGGCTCGAGGACATCACCTCCTTTGCCAAGTCGGTCGGCGGCTGTCCGGCCAACATTTCGGTCGGCACGGCCAGGCTCGGCCTGCGCTCGGCGCTGCTCACCCGCGTCGGCAATGAGCAGATGGGCCGCTTCATCCGCGAACAGCTCAGACGCGAGGGCGTTTCGGTCGACGGTCTCAAGACCGACCCGGACCGGCTGACGGCGCTGGTGCTGCTGTCGGTCGAGGAAGAAGGCGTCTCGCCGATGATCTTCTACCGCAGCGACTGCGCTGACATGGCGCTTTCCGAAGAGGATATCGACGAAGCCTTCATCGCCTCGGCCCGCGCCATTGTCGTCACCGGCACGCATTTTTCGCGGCCCAACAGCGATGCCGCCCAGCGCAAGGCGATCCGCGCCATCAAGGCCAAGGGCGGCAAGGTGGTGTTCGACATCGACTACCGCCCTAACCTGTGGGGCCTTGCCGGTCATGCCGAAGGCTTCGAACGCTATGTCAAATCCGACCGGGTTTCCGCCCAGCTGAAGACGGTTCTGCCCGATTGCGACCTCATCGTCGGCACTGAAGAAGAGATCATGATCGCCTCCGGCGCCGATGATTGCCTGAGCGCGCTGAAGACCATCCGCTCGCTGTCCAAGGCCACCATCGTCTTGAAGCGCGGCGCCATGGGCTGCATCGTCTATGACGGACCGATCAGCGACGATCTCGAGGACGGCATCGTCGGCAAGGGCTTTCCGATCGAAGTCTACAATGTGCTCGGCGCCGGCGACGCCTTCATGTCCGGCTTTCTGCGCGGCTGGCTCGGCGAGGAAAGCCTTGCCACCGCGGCAACCTGGGCCAATGCCTGCGGCGCCTTCGCCGTGTCGCGCCTGCTCTGCGCGCCGGAATACCCGACCTTCGAGGAGTTGCAGTTCTTCCTGAAGAACGGCAGCAAGCATCTGGCGCTGCGCAAGGATGAAGCGATCAACCACATCCATTGGGCGACCACGCGCCGCCGCGATATTCCCTCGCTGATGGCGCTGGCCTGCGACCACCGCATCCAGCTAGACGATGTCGCCGCCAAAGCCGGCGCCGATCCCTCGCGCATCCAGGATTTCAAGGTGCTGACGGTCAAGGCGGCGGCGAAGGTTGCCGCCGGTCGCGCCGGCTACGGCATGCTGCTCGACGAAAAATACGGCCGCGACGCGATGTTCGAATTCGCCCGCCATTCCTTCGCCTGGCTTGGCCGGCCGGTCGAACTGCCGGGCTCGCGGCCGCTGCGCTTTGAGTTCTCGCAGGACATCGGCTCGCAACTGGTCGAATGGCCGGTCGACCACTGCATCAAATGCCTGTGCTTCTACCATCCCGACGATCCGGCGGCGCTGAAGGAAGAGCAGCAGCAGAAGCTGCGCGCCCTGTTCGAGGCCGCGCGGAAAGTAGGCAGGGAACTTCTCATCGAGATCATCGCCGGCAAGCACGGCAAGCTCGACGACACGACGATCCCGTGCGCGCTGGAGGAACTCTATGCGCTCGGCATCAAGCCCGACTGGTGGAAGCTCGAACCGCAGGCCTCGGCCGGCGCCTGGGCAATGATCGAGGCGGTGATCCTGAAGCACGATCCGTGGTGCCGCGGCGTCGTGCTACTCGGCCTGGAAGCGCCGCAGGACAAGCTGGAAGCGGCCTTTGCCGCCACCGCCAAGGCGCCCATCGTCAAGGGTTTCGCCGTCGGTCGCACCATCTTCATCAACGCCGCCGAACAATGGTTGGCGGGCAAGATGTCGGACGATGAGGCGGTGGCCGATATGGCGTCGCGCTTCGAGAAGTTGACCGAGGCATGGCTTGCCGCGCGCGGCCGCAAAGCAGCATAA
- a CDS encoding MurR/RpiR family transcriptional regulator, with product MDERVPRDFETLRATILERRESLPKRIAQIAAYALDNPDDIAFGTAASIAASAGVQPSTLIRFAQQLGFDGFTSLQSVFRERLRERNSSYDERLLALRAKAEEGAGHRAIFDGFVAAASTSLNDISRTLNEPHFEEAIALLAKAETIYVLAKRRSYPVASYIAYALGKLKIRNQLIESAAGLNAEMIGFASSRDAVIAISFSPYAPATIEEARVISEQGVPIVAITDSAFSPLAQFAKVWFEVAEADFAGFRSLSATMALAMALTVAVGEKRRDTGRKRKA from the coding sequence ATGGACGAACGGGTACCTCGCGATTTCGAGACGCTGCGCGCGACGATCCTGGAGCGGCGCGAAAGCCTGCCCAAGCGCATCGCCCAGATCGCCGCCTATGCGCTCGACAATCCCGACGACATCGCCTTCGGCACCGCCGCCAGCATCGCCGCCTCGGCCGGTGTTCAGCCTTCGACCTTGATCCGCTTTGCCCAGCAGCTCGGCTTCGACGGCTTCACCAGCCTGCAGTCGGTGTTTCGCGAACGGCTGCGTGAGCGCAATTCGTCCTATGACGAAAGGCTGCTGGCGCTGCGCGCCAAGGCCGAGGAAGGCGCCGGCCACCGGGCGATCTTCGACGGTTTCGTCGCTGCGGCCAGCACGTCACTCAACGACATTTCGCGCACACTCAACGAACCGCATTTCGAAGAGGCGATCGCTCTGCTGGCAAAGGCGGAAACCATCTATGTGCTGGCCAAGCGCCGCTCCTATCCTGTCGCCTCCTACATCGCCTATGCGCTGGGCAAGCTCAAGATCCGCAACCAGCTGATCGAATCCGCCGCCGGCCTGAACGCCGAGATGATCGGCTTTGCCTCATCCAGGGATGCCGTCATCGCCATCAGTTTCTCGCCCTATGCGCCGGCAACCATCGAGGAGGCGCGCGTCATTTCGGAGCAGGGCGTGCCGATCGTGGCGATCACCGACAGCGCCTTTTCGCCGCTCGCCCAGTTCGCCAAGGTCTGGTTCGAAGTCGCCGAGGCGGACTTCGCCGGCTTCCGCTCGCTGTCGGCGACGATGGCGCTGGCCATGGCGCTGACCGTCGCCGTTGGCGAGAAGCGGCGCGACACCGGCCGCAAGCGCAAGGCCTAG
- a CDS encoding Gfo/Idh/MocA family protein has translation MVGVGLIGTGFMGKCHAIAWSAVGAVFPDVAKPRLVHLGEVNEELAKRKAGEFGFAKASGDWRAVVNDPEVDIVSLTTPNQFHPEMAIAILEAGKHLWCEKPMAPGFGEAEAMAAAAKKSGKVAALGYNYIQNPAIRHIGALLDEKIIGEVNLLRIEMDEDFMADPEALFFWKHEAASGYGALDDFAVHPLSLISVLFGRVGRVMCDMAKPCADRKVATGERRAVETYDIASVLMHLENGIAGTLLVNRSAWGRKGRIAIQIFGSKGSILYDQERMNEFQLYLTSDRPTEQGYRTILVAPHHKPYDSFLPAPGHGLGFNDLKIIECRELLTRLAGKPARIIDFDEGLEIERTVHAMARSFEEQRWVSVR, from the coding sequence ATGGTCGGAGTCGGTCTTATCGGCACGGGCTTCATGGGCAAATGCCATGCCATTGCATGGAGTGCCGTCGGTGCCGTCTTCCCTGACGTGGCCAAGCCACGGCTCGTCCATCTTGGCGAGGTCAATGAGGAACTTGCCAAGCGCAAGGCGGGCGAGTTCGGCTTCGCCAAGGCGTCCGGCGACTGGCGCGCCGTCGTCAATGATCCCGAGGTGGATATCGTCTCGCTGACCACGCCCAACCAGTTCCATCCGGAAATGGCCATCGCCATCCTCGAAGCCGGCAAACATCTATGGTGCGAGAAACCGATGGCGCCGGGCTTCGGCGAGGCCGAAGCCATGGCGGCGGCAGCGAAAAAATCCGGCAAGGTGGCGGCGCTCGGCTACAACTACATCCAGAACCCGGCGATCCGCCACATTGGCGCGCTGCTCGACGAGAAGATCATCGGCGAGGTTAACCTGCTGCGTATCGAGATGGACGAGGACTTCATGGCCGACCCGGAGGCGCTGTTCTTCTGGAAGCATGAGGCGGCGTCCGGCTATGGCGCGCTCGACGATTTCGCCGTGCATCCGCTGTCGCTGATTTCGGTGCTGTTCGGCCGCGTCGGCCGCGTCATGTGCGACATGGCCAAACCCTGTGCCGATCGCAAGGTTGCGACAGGCGAGCGCCGCGCGGTCGAGACCTACGACATCGCCAGCGTGCTGATGCATCTCGAAAACGGCATTGCCGGCACGCTGCTGGTCAACCGTTCGGCCTGGGGCCGCAAGGGCCGCATCGCCATCCAGATTTTTGGCTCGAAAGGCTCGATCCTGTACGACCAGGAGCGGATGAACGAGTTCCAGCTCTATCTCACCTCAGACCGCCCGACCGAGCAGGGATATCGCACCATCCTGGTGGCGCCACACCACAAGCCTTACGATTCCTTCCTGCCAGCACCCGGCCATGGCCTTGGCTTCAACGACCTCAAGATCATCGAATGCCGGGAGTTGCTGACGCGGCTCGCCGGCAAGCCGGCGCGCATCATCGACTTCGACGAAGGACTGGAGATCGAGCGCACCGTGCATGCGATGGCGCGCTCGTTCGAGGAACAACGCTGGGTCTCGGTGCGCTAG
- a CDS encoding 3-deoxy-7-phosphoheptulonate synthase yields MLTTTDDLRVKEIRELSTPDQVMREIPRTLTATRTVSASRNAIHAILNGTDDRLLVIVGPCSIHDPVAAVDYASRLAALRETLSDRLEIVMRVYFEKPRTTVGWKGLINDPDLDGSFNIDKGLRMARNVLSAVNNLGLPAATEFLDMTTPQYIADLVAWGAIGARTTESQIHRELASGLSCPVGFKNGTDGNLRIAAEAVKSAAQPHHFMAVTKGGRSGIATTTGNEDCHVILRGGVQPNYDAASVAVASAELARIGVAPRLMIDVSHANSSKKPENQPKVAADVASQVAAGDERIIGVMIESNLVAGRQDVVAGKPLVYGQSITDGCIDWATTETVLHGLAGAVEWRRSARRAMVESRQGAA; encoded by the coding sequence GTGTTGACCACCACAGATGATCTTCGGGTCAAGGAAATCCGAGAACTGAGTACGCCGGACCAAGTGATGCGGGAGATACCGCGCACGCTGACGGCGACGCGCACCGTCAGCGCGTCACGCAACGCAATCCACGCTATCTTGAATGGCACCGACGATCGACTGCTCGTCATCGTCGGCCCGTGTTCGATCCACGATCCGGTCGCGGCCGTTGACTATGCCAGCCGTCTGGCGGCGCTGCGCGAAACCCTGTCCGACCGGCTGGAGATCGTCATGCGGGTCTATTTCGAGAAGCCGCGCACGACGGTCGGCTGGAAGGGCCTGATCAACGATCCCGACCTCGACGGCAGCTTCAACATCGACAAGGGGCTGCGGATGGCGCGCAATGTGCTGTCCGCCGTCAACAATCTCGGCCTGCCGGCGGCAACCGAATTCCTCGACATGACCACGCCGCAATACATCGCCGACCTCGTTGCCTGGGGTGCCATCGGCGCGCGCACGACCGAGAGCCAGATCCACCGCGAACTGGCATCGGGCCTCTCTTGTCCGGTTGGCTTCAAGAACGGCACCGACGGCAATCTCAGGATCGCCGCCGAGGCGGTGAAATCGGCCGCCCAGCCGCATCACTTCATGGCGGTGACCAAGGGCGGGCGCAGCGGCATCGCGACGACCACCGGCAATGAGGATTGCCACGTCATCCTGCGCGGCGGCGTTCAGCCGAACTATGATGCGGCCAGCGTTGCTGTCGCCTCGGCGGAACTCGCCCGGATAGGTGTTGCGCCCAGGCTGATGATTGATGTCAGCCACGCCAACTCCAGCAAGAAGCCCGAGAACCAGCCGAAGGTGGCGGCCGACGTGGCGAGCCAAGTGGCAGCGGGCGACGAACGCATCATCGGCGTCATGATCGAGAGCAATCTCGTCGCCGGCCGGCAGGACGTTGTTGCAGGCAAGCCGCTCGTCTATGGCCAGAGCATCACCGATGGCTGCATCGACTGGGCAACCACCGAGACGGTGCTGCACGGTCTTGCCGGCGCGGTCGAGTGGCGCCGGTCTGCGCGCCGCGCCATGGTGGAGAGCCGGCAGGGAGCGGCCTGA
- a CDS encoding SDR family oxidoreductase has translation MSGSAGRNSETRAIVTGGAQGIGFAVAEALADEGCRALALIGRSQEKGDKALAALKRSGVDAIFISADVSKVADCKRAVETAIAHFGTVNALVNAAATSARGSLVETSEELFDTIFATNVRGPFFLMQGLVAHLLERKAPGSIVNVLSMSAHAGQSFLTPYSTSKGALMTLTKNVANAYRFNRIRCNAVLPGWMDTEGEDIVQKKWHDAPDDWLATAEAAQPMGQLVKPDQLARLISYMVSPQSGVMTGSLVDYDQSVAGASPE, from the coding sequence ATGAGCGGTTCAGCCGGTCGCAATTCTGAGACACGCGCCATCGTCACCGGCGGCGCGCAAGGCATCGGCTTTGCCGTTGCCGAGGCGCTGGCCGATGAGGGTTGCCGCGCGCTGGCGCTGATCGGCCGCTCGCAGGAGAAAGGCGACAAGGCGTTAGCCGCTCTGAAGAGATCCGGCGTCGATGCCATTTTCATCAGCGCCGACGTTTCAAAGGTGGCCGACTGCAAGCGCGCCGTCGAAACCGCGATCGCCCATTTCGGCACCGTCAATGCGCTGGTCAACGCCGCCGCGACCTCCGCGCGCGGCTCTCTGGTCGAGACCAGCGAAGAGCTTTTCGACACGATCTTCGCGACCAATGTGCGCGGACCGTTCTTCCTGATGCAGGGCCTGGTCGCGCATCTGCTCGAACGCAAGGCGCCGGGCTCGATCGTCAACGTTCTGTCGATGTCGGCGCATGCCGGCCAGTCCTTCCTGACGCCGTATTCGACCAGCAAGGGCGCTCTGATGACGCTGACCAAGAATGTCGCCAACGCCTATCGCTTCAACCGCATCCGCTGCAATGCCGTACTGCCCGGCTGGATGGATACCGAGGGCGAAGACATCGTTCAGAAGAAATGGCACGACGCACCTGACGACTGGCTGGCAACGGCGGAAGCGGCGCAGCCGATGGGCCAGTTGGTCAAGCCGGACCAGCTGGCGCGGCTGATCAGCTACATGGTCAGCCCGCAGTCGGGCGTCATGACCGGGTCGCTGGTTGACTATGACCAGAGTGTTGCGGGGGCGTCTCCGGAGTAG
- a CDS encoding ATP-binding cassette domain-containing protein, with translation MSDIILKTENLTKRYGGVHALEGANFELHKGEHVAIMGDNGAGKSTFVRQITGVEQRTDGKVWFDGKEVNFAGPIEAREAGIETVFQNLALADDLDVPSNLFLGREKVLFNLGPFSILDRKFMRKATEAALVRTAVKIPNLSNTIRHMSGGQRQCVAIARTATFASKLIIMDEPTAALGVQETAQVENIIRTLKENGEPLILISHNMRQVFDLVDRIVVFRRGRIVANLRKQDTDGNDIVSYITGAKTGEAELAA, from the coding sequence ATGTCGGACATCATCCTGAAGACCGAAAACCTGACCAAGCGCTATGGCGGCGTGCATGCGCTCGAAGGTGCGAACTTCGAACTGCACAAGGGCGAGCATGTCGCCATCATGGGCGACAATGGCGCCGGCAAATCGACCTTCGTGCGCCAGATCACCGGCGTCGAGCAGCGCACGGACGGCAAGGTCTGGTTTGACGGCAAGGAAGTGAACTTCGCCGGCCCGATCGAAGCGCGCGAGGCCGGCATCGAGACCGTGTTCCAGAACCTGGCGCTTGCCGACGATCTCGACGTGCCGTCGAACCTGTTTCTCGGCCGCGAAAAGGTGCTGTTCAATCTCGGGCCGTTCTCGATCCTCGATCGCAAGTTCATGCGCAAGGCGACCGAGGCAGCTTTGGTCCGCACGGCGGTCAAGATTCCCAACCTGTCCAACACCATCCGCCACATGTCTGGCGGCCAGCGCCAATGCGTGGCGATCGCCAGGACCGCGACCTTCGCCTCCAAGCTGATCATCATGGACGAGCCGACGGCCGCACTCGGCGTGCAGGAGACGGCGCAGGTCGAAAACATCATCCGCACGCTGAAGGAAAATGGCGAGCCGCTGATCCTGATCAGCCACAACATGCGCCAGGTATTCGACCTGGTCGACCGCATCGTCGTCTTCCGGCGCGGCCGCATCGTCGCCAATCTGCGCAAGCAGGATACCGACGGAAACGACATCGTCTCCTACATCACCGGCGCCAAGACTGGAGAGGCGGAACTTGCGGCCTAG
- a CDS encoding ABC transporter permease produces MAQTSHGVGGLSYDAKKRDWPAEFNVFLALIILVGAFELIGRVFLGDSFLFNTRDNVDAIFNEARLQIIILQVSIVGIIAIGVTQVIICGGIDLSSGSIVGATAMIAMSFAQVATVNGNPNPKAMFLAQGWTDLPVIVPVLVAISCGLLAGLVNGSLIAYTRIPPFIATLGMMVTARGIAKWWSKGQPISFPTEGFAAIGKGLMPVIIFLSLAVLFQLILTYTKYGKHCYAIGSNEDAARMSGIKIANHKILVYTIAGILASLAAVVLSSKNLTAQAGMGVMYELDAIAMAVIGGVSLSGGRGSIIGTVIGSLIFGVIISGFTFLRLDAYYQEMVKGVIIVGAVVLDQWRQRRRAIGV; encoded by the coding sequence GTGGCACAGACATCTCATGGCGTCGGCGGACTCAGCTATGATGCCAAGAAGCGCGATTGGCCTGCCGAATTCAACGTTTTCCTGGCGCTCATCATCCTCGTCGGTGCTTTCGAACTGATTGGTCGGGTCTTCCTCGGCGACAGTTTCCTGTTCAACACCCGCGACAACGTCGATGCGATCTTCAACGAGGCGCGTCTGCAGATCATCATCCTGCAGGTGTCGATCGTCGGCATCATCGCCATCGGCGTGACGCAGGTGATCATTTGCGGCGGCATCGACCTGTCCTCGGGTTCGATCGTCGGCGCCACGGCGATGATCGCCATGAGTTTCGCCCAGGTGGCGACGGTGAATGGCAACCCGAACCCCAAGGCGATGTTCCTCGCCCAGGGCTGGACCGACCTGCCGGTGATCGTGCCGGTGCTGGTCGCGATCAGCTGCGGCCTGCTGGCCGGGCTGGTCAACGGCTCGTTGATCGCCTACACGCGCATTCCGCCGTTCATCGCCACGCTCGGCATGATGGTCACCGCGCGCGGCATCGCCAAATGGTGGTCCAAGGGACAGCCGATCTCATTTCCCACCGAGGGTTTTGCCGCCATCGGCAAAGGCCTGATGCCGGTCATCATCTTCCTGTCGCTGGCGGTGCTGTTTCAGCTGATCCTGACATACACCAAGTACGGCAAGCACTGTTATGCGATCGGCTCCAATGAGGACGCCGCGCGCATGTCCGGCATCAAGATCGCCAACCACAAGATCCTCGTCTACACAATCGCCGGCATCCTCGCCTCGCTCGCCGCCGTGGTGCTGAGCTCCAAGAACCTCACCGCCCAGGCCGGCATGGGCGTGATGTACGAACTCGATGCGATCGCCATGGCGGTGATCGGCGGCGTCTCGCTGTCGGGCGGCCGCGGCTCGATCATCGGCACGGTGATCGGCTCGCTGATCTTCGGTGTCATCATCTCCGGTTTCACCTTCCTGCGCCTCGACGCCTACTACCAGGAGATGGTCAAGGGCGTGATCATCGTCGGCGCGGTCGTTCTCGACCAATGGCGCCAGCGCAGGCGAGCGATAGGAGTTTGA
- a CDS encoding sugar ABC transporter substrate-binding protein has translation MKKLLLGVAFAALMSSSALAAKVGVSMAKFDDNFLTVLRNGMIEQAKGMDGVELQVEDAQNDVAKQLDQIKNFVASGVDAIIVNPVDTSATQAMSDAAAAAKVPLVYVNREPVNVDTLPDNQAFVASNEADSGTLETKEVCRLFTEAGKKEANVYVIMGELSNQAAVMRTKDIDDVIATPECSFIKIIDKQTSNWNRDEAQNLMTNWLSTGKPFDGVIANNDESAIGAIQAMKAANIDMKSVVVGGVDATQDALAAMQAGDLDATVFQDAAGQGAGALDAALKLAKGEKVDQKVYIPFQLVTPANIDKFLKKN, from the coding sequence ATGAAGAAACTGCTTTTGGGCGTCGCCTTTGCGGCGCTGATGAGTTCGTCGGCACTCGCTGCCAAGGTCGGCGTGTCGATGGCCAAGTTCGACGACAACTTCCTGACCGTGCTGCGCAACGGCATGATCGAGCAGGCCAAGGGCATGGACGGCGTTGAACTGCAGGTGGAGGACGCGCAGAACGACGTCGCCAAGCAACTCGACCAGATCAAGAACTTCGTCGCCTCGGGCGTCGATGCGATCATCGTCAACCCGGTCGACACCTCGGCCACCCAGGCGATGTCGGACGCAGCCGCTGCGGCCAAGGTTCCGCTGGTCTATGTCAACCGCGAGCCGGTCAATGTCGACACGCTTCCCGACAACCAGGCTTTCGTCGCTTCGAACGAGGCCGATTCCGGCACGCTCGAAACCAAGGAAGTCTGCCGCCTGTTCACGGAAGCCGGCAAGAAGGAAGCCAATGTCTATGTGATCATGGGCGAGCTGTCGAACCAGGCCGCGGTGATGCGCACCAAGGACATTGACGACGTGATCGCCACGCCGGAATGCAGCTTCATCAAGATCATCGACAAGCAGACGTCGAACTGGAACCGCGACGAGGCCCAGAATCTGATGACCAACTGGCTGTCGACCGGCAAGCCGTTCGATGGCGTGATCGCCAACAATGACGAAAGCGCCATCGGCGCCATCCAGGCAATGAAAGCCGCCAACATCGACATGAAGTCGGTTGTCGTCGGCGGCGTCGATGCCACCCAGGATGCGCTTGCCGCGATGCAGGCGGGCGACCTTGACGCGACCGTGTTCCAGGACGCGGCCGGCCAGGGCGCCGGTGCTCTCGACGCCGCGCTCAAGCTGGCCAAGGGCGAGAAGGTCGACCAGAAGGTCTACATTCCCTTCCAGCTGGTCACACCGGCAAACATCGACAAGTTCCTGAAGAAGAACTGA
- a CDS encoding LacI family DNA-binding transcriptional regulator, with protein sequence MVKRPTITDLARVSGVSVATVDRVLNNRLPVREETARRVYEAATGIGYHAAGLIKQRMRQELPEYRLGFLLLRGNDVFYSDFARELEMAVSQSQRFRGVATIDFASSLAPDEIAAQMRKLAAKSRAIALVGPDHPTLTAAVEALKSRGQPVFSLLSDFAAGIREGYVGLDNRKVGRTAAWMIARAARKPGKVALFVGSHRFHGHELREIGFRSFFREHAPEFTVMETLVNLEANQVTHDAMIDLLARYPDLAGCYVAGGGMEGAVSALRAARPANMPVVVCNEINAESRAALADNILTMVISTPLAALCRELVRLMAHAIETGAANAPGQTFLPFDIYLPENI encoded by the coding sequence ATGGTAAAGCGGCCAACCATCACCGATCTGGCGCGCGTCTCCGGCGTCAGCGTCGCCACGGTCGACCGGGTGCTGAACAACCGGCTGCCGGTGCGCGAGGAAACGGCGCGCCGCGTCTATGAGGCTGCGACCGGCATCGGCTATCATGCCGCCGGGCTGATCAAGCAGCGCATGCGCCAGGAATTGCCGGAATACCGGCTCGGCTTTCTGCTCCTGAGGGGCAATGATGTTTTCTACAGCGATTTCGCGCGGGAACTCGAAATGGCGGTCTCGCAATCGCAGCGCTTCCGCGGCGTCGCAACCATCGACTTCGCCAGTTCTCTGGCCCCCGACGAGATCGCCGCCCAGATGCGCAAGCTGGCAGCGAAATCCAGGGCCATCGCCCTTGTCGGCCCGGACCATCCGACGCTGACAGCCGCCGTGGAGGCGCTGAAGTCGAGGGGGCAACCAGTCTTCTCCCTGTTGTCCGACTTTGCCGCCGGCATCCGGGAGGGCTATGTCGGCCTCGACAACCGCAAGGTCGGTCGCACCGCGGCCTGGATGATCGCCAGGGCAGCGAGGAAGCCCGGCAAGGTCGCGCTATTCGTCGGCAGCCATCGCTTCCACGGCCACGAGTTGCGCGAGATCGGCTTCAGATCGTTCTTTCGCGAACATGCGCCGGAATTCACGGTGATGGAAACGCTGGTCAACCTGGAAGCCAACCAGGTGACCCACGATGCGATGATCGATCTTCTGGCGCGCTATCCGGATCTTGCCGGATGCTACGTCGCGGGCGGCGGCATGGAAGGCGCGGTGTCGGCGCTGCGGGCAGCGAGGCCAGCAAACATGCCGGTGGTCGTCTGCAACGAGATCAATGCCGAATCTCGCGCTGCGCTTGCCGACAACATCCTGACCATGGTGATCTCGACGCCGCTTGCCGCACTTTGCCGCGAGCTTGTCAGGCTGATGGCGCATGCCATCGAGACCGGTGCCGCCAACGCGCCAGGCCAGACCTTTCTCCCCTTCGACATCTATCTGCCGGAAAACATCTAG
- a CDS encoding fatty acid desaturase family protein, which yields MDAAPSRRDYSLIGRDAKLAVETGLSAAEWYHTDIPRKQMKELMQRSDQPAIRDTIIWLAALILSAAGGAWLWGTWWCVPFFFVYGTLYGSSTDSRWHECGHGTAFRTQWMNDVIYQIACFMIMRNPVTWRWSHTRHHTDTIIVGRDPEISVMRPPDLLRVVLAFVGVLDAWHAMSDMVRNAAGIISPAEKTFIPEQEQPKAIRIARIWTAIYAATIALALYTGSFLPLMLVGLPRLYGAWHHVLTGILQHGGLADNVVDHRLNSRTVLMNPVSRFIYWNMNYHVEHHMFPMVPYHALPKLHELIKHDLPAPTPSILAGYREMIPAFLRQLRNEDYFLKRELPPTARPYREDLHDDSAVAAAE from the coding sequence ATGGACGCAGCACCGTCCCGGCGCGACTACAGCCTGATCGGCCGTGACGCCAAGCTCGCCGTCGAGACCGGACTTTCGGCGGCCGAGTGGTATCACACCGATATTCCGCGCAAGCAGATGAAGGAATTGATGCAGCGCTCGGACCAGCCGGCGATCCGCGACACCATCATCTGGCTCGCCGCCCTGATCCTGAGTGCTGCCGGCGGCGCCTGGCTCTGGGGCACATGGTGGTGCGTGCCGTTCTTCTTCGTCTACGGCACCCTCTACGGCTCCTCGACCGATTCACGCTGGCACGAATGCGGCCATGGCACCGCCTTCAGGACGCAGTGGATGAACGACGTGATCTATCAGATCGCCTGCTTCATGATCATGCGCAATCCGGTGACTTGGCGCTGGAGCCATACACGCCACCACACCGACACCATCATCGTCGGCCGCGATCCGGAAATCTCGGTCATGAGGCCGCCGGATCTGCTGCGCGTCGTCCTTGCCTTCGTCGGTGTTCTCGACGCCTGGCATGCGATGAGCGACATGGTTCGCAACGCCGCCGGCATCATCAGCCCGGCGGAAAAGACCTTCATTCCCGAGCAGGAGCAGCCGAAGGCGATCCGCATTGCCCGCATCTGGACGGCGATCTATGCCGCGACCATCGCGCTGGCGCTCTACACGGGCTCGTTCCTGCCTTTGATGCTGGTCGGCCTGCCTCGGCTCTACGGCGCCTGGCACCATGTGCTGACCGGCATCCTGCAGCATGGCGGCCTTGCCGACAATGTCGTCGACCATCGCCTCAACAGCCGCACGGTGTTGATGAACCCGGTCAGCCGCTTCATCTACTGGAACATGAACTACCATGTGGAGCATCACATGTTCCCCATGGTGCCCTACCACGCTTTGCCGAAACTGCATGAGCTGATCAAGCACGATCTGCCGGCGCCGACACCGTCGATCTTGGCCGGCTATCGCGAGATGATACCTGCCTTCCTGCGCCAACTGCGCAATGAGGACTATTTCCTCAAGCGTGAACTGCCGCCGACGGCGCGGCCCTATCGCGAAGACTTGCACGACGACAGCGCCGTCGCGGCGGCGGAATGA